Proteins from a genomic interval of Enterococcus faecium:
- a CDS encoding GntR family transcriptional regulator codes for MKSSLQSQAYQAIRKQIIYADLEPGRKISEKALEEHLAIGRTPIREALIQLRQQELVYTIPQSGTYVSKINLVSAENARFVREQLEEQIMIECCSKLDTQTRIVLETILEEQEKAVKINDERAFFRADNLFHEACFEIAGRKEVWNWLDDHNTHLERFRWLRVTIQGLPWETIMEQHYDLLKALVDKKPEEARFQTGLHLHMMLKEQETVTQRYPEYFQQ; via the coding sequence ATGAAAAGCAGCTTGCAATCTCAAGCTTATCAAGCGATTCGTAAACAAATTATCTATGCTGACTTAGAACCTGGAAGGAAAATATCTGAAAAGGCACTGGAGGAACATCTTGCTATCGGCCGGACTCCCATTCGCGAAGCATTGATTCAACTACGTCAGCAAGAACTCGTGTATACGATACCTCAAAGTGGTACGTATGTTTCAAAAATTAATCTTGTTTCTGCAGAAAATGCTCGCTTTGTCCGAGAACAGTTGGAAGAGCAAATCATGATTGAATGTTGTTCCAAATTGGACACACAAACACGAATAGTGCTAGAAACGATTTTAGAAGAACAAGAAAAAGCAGTCAAAATAAATGACGAACGCGCTTTTTTCCGTGCAGATAATTTATTTCATGAAGCTTGTTTCGAAATTGCAGGAAGAAAAGAAGTTTGGAACTGGTTAGATGACCATAATACCCATTTAGAACGTTTCCGCTGGTTACGAGTGACCATTCAGGGGCTTCCATGGGAAACGATCATGGAACAACATTATGATTTACTCAAGGCTTTAGTTGATAAAAAACCAGAAGAAGCTCGATTTCAAACGGGATTGCACTTACACATGATGCTGAAAGAACAGGAAACTGTTACTCAACGTTATCCCGAGTATTTCCAGCAGTAG